One region of Gemmatimonadales bacterium genomic DNA includes:
- a CDS encoding methyl-accepting chemotaxis protein, producing the protein MLLAIAIWAAAVPVIASGSQSASGGAAIPLIVGLALVGLAAAAAILFRLPGDPITGPLVGMSAAAMTLLVLAPIDLPAGRVLAGFLLAAPWRYALPPLVVHVALELGWPADRRRWVNWVLAWYGIQAALLVAAAVGLLTTEAPLIEAVDGTIRPLLIEPAAAVVAILALGTALLTRPRPLFRRAIGWGLLAVMIGFLPSVIAAIIPAFGLPMGLPDIAIRLTLLGLPVFGAMAVWVLPYRDAAARDRSAQQLAIAFLDAAEPPVIARELADALRSAVDARAVLVRTVSPECTGSSGELSDRGDDAVEPGSGERAPRLTLPIGRAAEPLGEVVVDAGHGDAFGTIEREWLAAWLVPLAVVLRARRREEVAAAHRDALATHFDHGVSDIARAAQALPLAPLNAAWAVPPTVDAREVLAQLSDNVTGIARHGEGLQMAAAEARDRARSSSDAVARSIDRLAALSAEIARLATHGDAIAASNETVSGVAFRTNLVANNAALEATRAGPAGRTFGVLAEEVRRLADTTAATSVAIGERTGALAADIGGLHAAIEATRHALGDAIREAEVGESAAQRMGDSAAELEDIARALGPVVNEASSVAKRRSARDQHLTGMMERLFAERAELARALTAHREAMERLATNLHRAQSSLAEPRGRQ; encoded by the coding sequence TTGCTGCTCGCCATTGCCATCTGGGCTGCGGCGGTCCCGGTCATCGCGAGCGGTTCGCAATCCGCGTCCGGTGGGGCCGCCATCCCGCTCATCGTCGGACTTGCGCTCGTCGGCCTCGCGGCCGCCGCGGCGATCCTGTTCCGGTTGCCAGGTGATCCGATTACCGGACCGCTGGTCGGGATGAGCGCAGCGGCGATGACACTGCTCGTCCTCGCGCCGATCGATCTCCCCGCCGGACGGGTCCTCGCCGGGTTCCTTCTTGCAGCCCCATGGCGATACGCACTCCCCCCGCTGGTCGTTCACGTCGCTCTCGAATTGGGTTGGCCGGCGGACCGGCGAAGGTGGGTCAACTGGGTCCTGGCATGGTACGGGATCCAGGCCGCGCTGCTCGTGGCGGCGGCGGTCGGCCTGCTGACCACCGAGGCGCCGCTGATCGAAGCGGTCGATGGCACGATTCGCCCGCTGCTGATCGAGCCGGCGGCCGCGGTCGTCGCCATACTCGCCTTGGGAACGGCGCTGCTGACCCGGCCCCGACCATTGTTTCGACGCGCGATCGGGTGGGGACTCCTGGCGGTAATGATCGGATTCCTGCCCTCGGTCATCGCGGCGATCATCCCGGCGTTCGGTCTGCCGATGGGCCTTCCCGACATCGCCATCCGGCTCACGCTGCTGGGACTTCCGGTCTTCGGTGCAATGGCAGTCTGGGTCCTGCCCTATCGCGACGCAGCAGCGCGGGACCGCTCGGCGCAGCAGCTGGCGATTGCCTTCCTCGATGCCGCTGAACCTCCGGTGATTGCCCGAGAGCTCGCGGACGCGTTGCGCTCCGCCGTCGACGCGCGCGCTGTGCTCGTCCGCACCGTCAGTCCCGAGTGCACCGGATCGTCCGGCGAACTTTCAGATCGGGGAGATGACGCGGTCGAGCCTGGATCCGGAGAACGCGCCCCTCGCCTGACCCTTCCGATCGGACGGGCAGCAGAGCCATTGGGCGAAGTGGTGGTTGACGCCGGCCATGGGGATGCCTTCGGGACGATCGAACGGGAGTGGCTGGCCGCGTGGCTGGTTCCACTCGCCGTCGTGCTTCGTGCTCGCCGTCGCGAAGAGGTCGCAGCGGCTCATCGCGATGCCCTCGCCACCCACTTTGATCACGGCGTTTCGGATATCGCGCGCGCCGCGCAAGCGTTGCCGCTCGCCCCGCTGAACGCGGCGTGGGCCGTCCCTCCCACGGTCGATGCGCGCGAGGTTCTGGCGCAGCTGAGCGACAACGTCACGGGTATCGCGCGGCATGGCGAGGGATTGCAGATGGCCGCTGCGGAAGCCCGCGACCGCGCACGAAGCAGCAGCGATGCTGTCGCCCGCTCGATCGATCGGCTCGCCGCGCTGTCGGCCGAGATCGCCCGGCTTGCCACGCATGGCGATGCGATCGCCGCGAGCAATGAAACGGTGAGCGGTGTCGCGTTCCGGACCAACCTTGTCGCCAATAACGCCGCGCTCGAAGCCACAAGGGCCGGTCCTGCAGGACGGACCTTCGGCGTGCTCGCGGAGGAAGTCCGCCGCCTCGCCGACACGACGGCGGCAACGTCAGTTGCCATTGGCGAACGCACCGGCGCGCTGGCGGCAGACATCGGCGGGCTGCACGCCGCCATCGAGGCGACCCGCCACGCACTCGGCGACGCCATTCGTGAAGCGGAGGTCGGTGAGTCAGCGGCGCAGCGGATGGGAGATTCCGCCGCCGAGCTTGAGGACATCGCCCGCGCGCTCGGTCCGGTCGTCAACGAAGCCAGCTCGGTCGCGAAGCGACGTTCAGCGCGCGATCAGCACCTG